From a region of the Candidatus Brocadia sp. genome:
- the rpoB gene encoding DNA-directed RNA polymerase subunit beta, translating to MEIRNYGKVEDVVEIQNLIQIQTRAYRNFLQADVPASKRKNQGVEAILREIFPISNYDGTMSLDYIKYELGKPRYTQDECRQLRLTYGCPFRIWLRLNKAEPIEEEVYVGEIPVMIGGGEFIINGTERVIVTQLHRSPGIDFIEEFHAEKRLHSCRIIPERGSWIELEVGKKDILTVKIDQSGKLPAMCFLRALSEKYTNDEDIIRLFYETETVKIPDFAAASKLRGRYTVEKIVNPQTGEIVLEAGRQMSDTTIKAVVDLEIKKIEVIKKTDDLLILNSLESDFTKSHEDALLKIYARFRPGNPQQVEKARQLFYDKFFDVKRYRLGAVGRFRLNRKMGHNINEVEMTLQKEDYVEAIRYIMKLRRGEPNVSVDDIDNLGNRRLRTIDELAGEELRKGFLKLRRTVQERLSVKDSEQLTPRSLVNSKAIFSAIDYFFSRSELSQVLDQTNPLAQLTHERRLSALGPGGLNRKRAGFEVRDVHVSHYGRVCPIETPEGTNIGLIASLSIYATTDEYGFLITPYRIIDKGKIIEKITYLRADEEENRIIAPADVIIKGKEKMEKEAVLCRYNGDFHQVNIKDINYMDVSPKQLVGVSASLIPFLEHSDANRALMGSNMQRQAVPLARTEPPIIATGMERFVAQNSSMTVQAINAGAVTKVTADEIIIDDRDAYKLRKFVGLNEGTCLNQKPIVAHGQKVKKGEVIADGAATCNGELSLGKNVLVAFMTWDGYNFEDAIVISEALLKDDRFTSIHRDEFEVEIRETKLGREEFTRDIPNVSEKALSNLDENGVIRIGTKVKPGDILVGKIAPKSRSELSPEEKLLHAIFGRAGEDVKNESLEVPSGMEGIVINTQVFSRKSYLSDDKRQKIIQDISEIELKYDENISKEFVKMLKAINEEIKEPLVDVQTGQVYTIERGMPVKSVLTLEEQFDIENIEFSNKKKKEKASEIGKEFCEKIEFLKDERDRKINNLKRGDELPTGVLELAKISIATKRKLSVGDKMAGRHGNKGVISKILPEEDMPFLADGTRVEMLLNPLGVPSRMNVGQILETHLGLAAKKMGFRAVTPIFDGATEEEIRTALKEAELPEDGKSVLYDGRTGEQLEQKVTVGYMYMLKLHHLVDEKVHARATGPYSLITQQPLGGKARFGGQRFGEMEVWALEAYGAAHNLQELLTVKSDDVEGRTKIYESMVKGENTLEAGTPASFEVLANEIAGLGLSLKLEKKKTEALKVS from the coding sequence ATGGAAATCCGAAATTATGGTAAGGTTGAAGATGTGGTGGAGATTCAGAATCTCATACAGATTCAAACGAGAGCTTACCGAAATTTTTTGCAAGCTGATGTTCCTGCTTCTAAAAGGAAAAATCAGGGAGTGGAAGCAATACTGCGTGAGATATTTCCCATCAGCAATTATGACGGGACTATGTCATTGGATTACATCAAGTATGAGCTTGGAAAGCCAAGATATACGCAAGATGAATGCAGGCAATTGCGCTTGACCTATGGGTGTCCTTTTCGGATTTGGCTGCGGTTGAATAAGGCAGAACCTATTGAGGAGGAGGTGTATGTAGGCGAAATTCCTGTGATGATTGGTGGTGGTGAGTTTATTATTAACGGTACTGAACGGGTAATAGTGACTCAGTTGCATCGTTCACCCGGGATTGATTTTATTGAAGAATTTCATGCCGAAAAAAGATTGCATTCCTGTAGAATCATTCCTGAAAGAGGAAGCTGGATTGAACTAGAGGTTGGCAAAAAAGATATTTTAACGGTAAAAATCGATCAGAGTGGGAAATTGCCTGCCATGTGCTTTCTCAGGGCATTGTCGGAAAAATACACCAATGATGAGGACATCATCAGGCTTTTTTATGAAACGGAAACGGTAAAGATTCCTGACTTTGCCGCTGCCTCAAAGTTACGGGGCAGATATACCGTAGAAAAGATCGTTAATCCGCAAACAGGTGAAATCGTGCTTGAGGCGGGCAGGCAGATGTCTGATACCACAATCAAGGCGGTTGTCGATTTGGAAATTAAAAAGATAGAAGTAATAAAAAAGACGGATGATTTGTTGATATTGAATTCTCTAGAGTCAGATTTTACAAAATCTCACGAGGACGCCCTGCTAAAAATTTATGCCCGCTTCCGTCCTGGTAATCCCCAACAGGTAGAAAAAGCACGCCAGTTGTTTTATGATAAGTTCTTTGATGTAAAACGGTACAGGTTGGGCGCTGTTGGAAGATTCAGATTAAATCGAAAAATGGGGCATAACATTAATGAAGTCGAGATGACCCTGCAAAAGGAAGATTATGTGGAGGCTATTCGGTACATCATGAAGTTGCGGAGAGGTGAGCCGAATGTATCGGTTGATGATATCGACAATTTAGGAAACAGGAGGTTGCGCACTATTGATGAGTTGGCAGGTGAGGAGTTGCGTAAGGGTTTTCTGAAATTGCGAAGAACGGTGCAGGAGAGATTGAGTGTAAAAGATTCTGAACAGTTGACACCGCGTTCGCTGGTAAATTCGAAAGCGATTTTTTCAGCGATTGACTATTTTTTCAGCAGAAGTGAGTTGTCCCAGGTACTCGATCAGACGAATCCATTAGCGCAGTTAACCCACGAAAGAAGGTTGAGCGCGTTAGGACCAGGTGGATTGAACAGAAAAAGGGCAGGGTTTGAAGTTAGAGACGTTCATGTGTCGCACTATGGCAGAGTTTGTCCTATAGAAACGCCTGAAGGCACAAATATTGGTTTAATCGCTTCTTTGAGCATATATGCGACGACTGATGAGTATGGGTTTTTGATTACTCCATATCGTATCATCGATAAAGGAAAAATTATTGAAAAAATCACGTATCTTCGCGCAGATGAAGAAGAAAATAGAATAATAGCGCCTGCGGATGTAATTATAAAAGGTAAAGAAAAGATGGAAAAAGAAGCGGTGCTTTGCCGGTATAATGGCGACTTCCACCAGGTGAATATCAAAGACATAAATTATATGGATGTTTCTCCTAAGCAGTTGGTAGGGGTATCAGCAAGCTTAATACCCTTTCTTGAACATAGTGATGCAAATAGGGCGCTCATGGGATCGAATATGCAAAGGCAGGCAGTCCCTCTTGCGAGAACTGAACCGCCAATAATAGCAACGGGGATGGAACGGTTTGTCGCGCAAAATTCGAGTATGACTGTTCAGGCAATTAATGCGGGAGCGGTAACAAAAGTAACGGCTGATGAAATTATTATTGATGATCGAGATGCTTATAAACTGAGAAAGTTTGTCGGTTTGAATGAAGGGACGTGTCTGAACCAAAAGCCGATTGTTGCTCATGGTCAGAAGGTAAAAAAAGGAGAGGTTATAGCAGACGGGGCCGCTACCTGCAACGGAGAGCTAAGTCTCGGGAAAAATGTATTGGTTGCATTTATGACCTGGGATGGATACAACTTTGAAGATGCTATTGTCATTAGTGAGGCCTTGCTGAAAGACGATCGTTTTACTTCCATACACAGGGATGAATTTGAGGTGGAAATCAGGGAAACCAAGCTTGGCAGGGAGGAGTTTACGCGTGATATTCCTAACGTGTCAGAGAAGGCGTTAAGTAACCTTGATGAGAATGGGGTAATACGAATTGGAACAAAGGTAAAACCAGGGGATATCTTGGTTGGCAAAATTGCGCCAAAAAGCAGGAGTGAGTTGTCTCCGGAAGAGAAGTTGTTGCATGCTATTTTTGGGAGGGCTGGAGAGGATGTTAAGAACGAATCCTTAGAGGTTCCTTCTGGAATGGAAGGTATCGTGATAAATACCCAGGTGTTTTCAAGAAAGTCCTATCTCTCTGACGACAAGAGACAAAAAATTATACAAGACATAAGTGAAATAGAATTGAAATATGATGAAAATATCTCGAAAGAATTTGTCAAAATGTTAAAGGCTATCAATGAGGAGATTAAGGAGCCATTGGTAGATGTGCAGACGGGTCAGGTATATACAATTGAGCGTGGGATGCCGGTTAAATCAGTCCTGACTTTGGAAGAGCAATTCGATATTGAAAACATAGAGTTCAGCAATAAAAAGAAAAAGGAGAAGGCATCAGAAATTGGTAAAGAGTTTTGTGAAAAAATAGAATTCTTAAAAGATGAAAGAGATAGAAAGATTAACAATTTAAAGCGTGGTGACGAATTGCCTACCGGAGTATTAGAACTAGCAAAGATTTCGATAGCTACCAAAAGAAAGTTGTCGGTAGGTGATAAAATGGCAGGTCGGCACGGGAATAAAGGGGTCATTTCAAAGATTCTTCCTGAAGAGGATATGCCATTTTTGGCAGACGGGACGCGGGTTGAAATGTTATTAAACCCGTTAGGTGTGCCATCCAGGATGAATGTTGGTCAAATACTGGAAACTCATTTGGGCTTAGCAGCAAAAAAGATGGGCTTTCGTGCAGTAACGCCAATATTTGATGGTGCGACTGAAGAAGAAATCCGGACTGCTTTAAAGGAGGCGGAATTACCGGAAGACGGCAAATCGGTCTTATACGATGGGCGTACTGGTGAGCAGCTTGAGCAAAAGGTTACGGTGGGTTACATGTATATGCTGAAGCTCCATCATTTGGTGGATGAAAAGGTGCATGCACGGGCGACCGGGCCCTATTCGTTAATAACTCAACAACCCTTAGGCGGAAAGGCGCGATTTGGAGGCCAACGGTTTGGTGAAATGGAGGTGTGGGCGCTGGAGGCTTATGGGGCAGCTCATAATTTGCAGGAGTTGCTTACGGTAAAAAGTGATGACGTTGAGGGTAGGACAAAGATTTACGAATCGATGGTAAAGGGTGAAAATACTTTAGAAGCGGGAACCCCAGCATCATTTGAAGTACTGGCAAATGAAATCGCAGGGTTGGGATTGAGCTTAAAGCTGGAAAAGAAAAAGACAGAAGCCCTAAAGGTGTCGTAG
- the rplJ gene encoding 50S ribosomal protein L10, whose amino-acid sequence MANEIKEAIVKEMVSSYRGKSNYLVAGYQGITALEFDQLRKDLRKKKISLGIVKNSLAGIAFKEIGVHGIVDLLKGPTAIITGDDDPVLMAKETIGWVKKIPLLSLRGGLVDGAMVSVHDINDLAKLPSMPVLRTQIITGIHAPIVGVAGAFNAVLRGLVTVFQAMKDKKEKEGV is encoded by the coding sequence ATGGCAAATGAGATTAAAGAAGCTATCGTAAAAGAAATGGTTTCCAGCTATCGTGGCAAATCGAATTATCTGGTCGCTGGGTATCAGGGTATTACGGCATTGGAATTCGATCAACTGCGAAAAGACCTGCGGAAAAAGAAGATCAGCTTGGGCATTGTTAAAAATTCGCTTGCAGGAATTGCATTTAAAGAAATTGGGGTTCACGGGATTGTCGATCTTTTAAAGGGCCCAACTGCCATTATCACAGGGGATGATGATCCTGTTCTTATGGCAAAGGAAACCATTGGATGGGTAAAAAAAATACCACTTTTAAGCTTGCGAGGTGGATTGGTTGATGGTGCAATGGTTTCTGTTCACGATATCAATGATTTGGCAAAGCTTCCGTCGATGCCGGTGCTTCGTACTCAAATAATTACGGGTATTCATGCGCCAATTGTGGGAGTTGCTGGTGCCTTTAATGCTGTCTTGCGGGGTCTGGTAACGGTATTCCAGGCCATGAAAGACAAAAAAGAAAAAGAGGGTGTATAG
- the secE gene encoding preprotein translocase subunit SecE, with product MSFFSVYRKGVGLYSRITVGIALGILALFASLSLYNALVDLPNIAGAAKVPLVDIGLTWGLVCSIVLFLFLGFFICIFVAGLETKIRPLDSGGKKTVEFLIETQGELQKVSWPTKYELVGSTAVVLVSVIVIGVFVLGVDWFVSIIMEYIGVL from the coding sequence ATGTCGTTTTTTAGTGTTTATCGAAAAGGTGTAGGTTTATACAGTAGAATTACGGTCGGGATTGCCTTGGGTATCCTTGCGCTCTTTGCGTCGCTGTCGCTGTACAATGCGTTGGTAGATTTGCCAAATATTGCGGGGGCTGCTAAGGTTCCCTTGGTTGATATTGGTTTAACGTGGGGTTTGGTGTGTTCGATCGTTCTGTTTCTTTTTTTGGGTTTTTTTATCTGTATTTTTGTTGCTGGTCTTGAAACAAAGATCAGGCCACTGGATAGTGGTGGTAAAAAAACTGTTGAGTTTTTAATTGAAACCCAGGGGGAGTTGCAAAAGGTCTCATGGCCGACAAAATATGAATTGGTTGGTTCCACGGCAGTTGTTCTTGTATCAGTGATTGTTATTGGGGTGTTTGTATTGGGTGTCGACTGGTTTGTATCAATAATAATGGAGTATATCGGCGTGCTCTAG
- the rplK gene encoding 50S ribosomal protein L11 → MAKEILTKIKLQCPGGQATPAPPVGPALGQHGVNIGQFVKQFNDKTKDLQGMVTPVEITVFKDKSFTFILKSPPASVLIKQLAGVAKGSAEPNKQKVGQVTRQQLKEIASRKLADLNADDLEAAAKVIEGTARNMGVRVVD, encoded by the coding sequence ATGGCGAAAGAGATTTTAACAAAAATTAAATTGCAGTGCCCTGGAGGGCAGGCAACGCCTGCACCGCCAGTGGGTCCTGCTTTAGGCCAGCATGGGGTTAACATAGGGCAGTTTGTTAAACAGTTTAATGATAAGACAAAGGATTTGCAGGGGATGGTGACCCCTGTTGAAATTACTGTTTTTAAAGATAAATCATTTACGTTTATTTTGAAGTCTCCACCTGCCTCTGTGCTTATAAAGCAATTGGCTGGTGTTGCTAAAGGTTCTGCCGAGCCAAACAAGCAAAAGGTTGGCCAGGTAACTAGGCAGCAATTGAAGGAAATTGCAAGCAGAAAACTTGCAGATTTAAATGCGGATGATTTGGAAGCCGCTGCAAAAGTGATAGAAGGAACTGCCCGTAACATGGGGGTCAGGGTTGTGGATTGA
- the rpmG gene encoding 50S ribosomal protein L33 has product MVCKECSNRNYRTPKKTQQTEKLELMKFCRSCRKHTSHKEYKK; this is encoded by the coding sequence ATGGTATGTAAGGAGTGTTCGAACAGAAATTATCGAACGCCAAAGAAAACGCAGCAAACGGAAAAGCTGGAGCTAATGAAGTTTTGCAGATCTTGTCGGAAGCACACGAGTCATAAGGAATACAAAAAATAA
- the rplL gene encoding 50S ribosomal protein L7/L12, translating into MTQVSEEKAVEPSGKIAQVLDLVAGMSLLEASQLVKAFEQKFGVSAAAVAAVPAGASVAAEGKAAAAEEKTAFDVILKDGGANKIQVIKAVRAETNLGLKEAKDLVEGAPKTVKEGVTKEDAEKIKKSLEAAGAKVEIK; encoded by the coding sequence ATGACTCAGGTTAGCGAAGAAAAGGCAGTTGAGCCTTCAGGCAAAATTGCGCAGGTGTTGGATTTGGTTGCCGGCATGTCATTGCTGGAGGCATCTCAGCTGGTGAAGGCGTTTGAGCAGAAATTTGGTGTTTCAGCTGCTGCTGTCGCCGCGGTGCCAGCGGGCGCATCGGTTGCGGCGGAAGGTAAGGCAGCCGCTGCTGAAGAGAAAACGGCGTTTGATGTGATTTTAAAGGATGGTGGCGCAAATAAGATCCAGGTTATCAAGGCCGTTCGCGCTGAAACGAATCTGGGATTAAAAGAAGCGAAAGACCTAGTCGAAGGCGCTCCGAAAACGGTAAAGGAAGGGGTAACCAAGGAAGACGCAGAGAAGATCAAGAAATCGCTCGAGGCGGCTGGTGCCAAAGTGGAAATAAAATAA
- the tuf gene encoding elongation factor Tu — protein sequence MGKEVFKRTKPHVNVGTIGHVDHGKTTLTAVITHVLAKQGLAKERPYDSIDKAPEERERGITIAISHVEYETQKRHYAHVDCPGHADYVKNMITGAAQMDGAILVVSAPDGPMPQTREHILLARQVGVPRIVVFMNKVDMLEDKELLDLVEMEVRELLSKYNFPGDEIPVVRGSALKANECGCGSATCANCGPILKLMEAVDAYIPDPVREIDKPFLMSVEDVFSIKGRGTVGTGRVERGRVKVGEEVDIVGIKPDVKKSVVTGVEMFNKTLDEGQAGDNLGVLLRGVEKEDLERGQVLAKPGSITPHKKYEAEAYILTKEEGGRHTPFFNGYRPQFYFRTTDVTGVVSLTGGAEMVMPGDNVKVNVELLTAVAMDEGLRFAIREGGKTVGAGVVTKIIE from the coding sequence ATGGGTAAAGAGGTATTTAAGCGAACGAAGCCGCATGTGAATGTGGGAACGATAGGGCATGTGGATCATGGTAAGACGACGTTGACGGCGGTAATAACGCATGTATTGGCGAAGCAGGGGTTGGCAAAGGAGAGGCCGTACGATTCGATAGACAAGGCGCCGGAGGAGAGGGAGAGAGGGATAACGATAGCGATATCCCATGTGGAGTATGAGACGCAGAAGAGGCATTATGCGCATGTTGATTGTCCTGGTCATGCGGATTATGTGAAGAACATGATAACGGGGGCTGCGCAGATGGACGGTGCGATATTGGTGGTGAGTGCGCCGGATGGTCCGATGCCGCAGACGCGGGAGCATATACTTTTGGCGAGGCAGGTTGGTGTGCCGAGGATTGTGGTGTTTATGAACAAGGTGGATATGCTTGAAGACAAGGAGTTGCTGGATTTGGTGGAGATGGAGGTAAGGGAGTTGTTGAGCAAGTATAATTTTCCTGGTGACGAGATACCGGTGGTGAGGGGTTCTGCGCTTAAGGCGAATGAGTGTGGGTGTGGTAGTGCGACGTGCGCGAATTGCGGGCCGATATTGAAGTTGATGGAGGCAGTGGACGCGTATATACCTGATCCGGTGAGGGAGATAGACAAGCCGTTTTTGATGTCGGTGGAAGATGTGTTTAGTATTAAGGGTCGTGGCACGGTAGGGACGGGCAGGGTGGAGCGCGGTCGTGTGAAAGTGGGTGAAGAGGTGGATATCGTTGGGATCAAGCCGGATGTGAAGAAGTCGGTGGTGACTGGGGTGGAGATGTTTAATAAGACGCTGGATGAGGGTCAGGCTGGCGATAATCTTGGGGTATTGTTGAGGGGTGTGGAGAAGGAGGATCTGGAGCGCGGTCAGGTGTTGGCAAAGCCTGGGAGTATAACGCCGCACAAGAAGTATGAGGCGGAGGCGTATATTCTGACGAAGGAAGAGGGTGGTAGGCATACGCCGTTCTTTAATGGGTATCGGCCGCAGTTTTACTTCAGGACGACGGATGTGACGGGTGTGGTGAGTTTGACGGGTGGGGCGGAGATGGTGATGCCCGGTGATAATGTGAAGGTGAATGTTGAGTTGTTAACGGCGGTGGCGATGGATGAGGGGTTGAGGTTCGCCATTCGGGAAGGCGGAAAGACGGTTGGCGCTGGAGTCGTTACAAAAATTATTGAATAA
- the nusG gene encoding transcription termination/antitermination protein NusG, whose protein sequence is MRVQSNKEDKVRESLIELIKARGLEGVVSTVLVPSEKVSEIKGGKKKITERKIYPGYIMAEVEVDEQGMIPKEVWFLVRETPGAGDFIGGKSRPVPMASYEVEKLLSEVEHKEEKPRAKVEFREGEKVRVKEGPFENYDGIIEEVLPASGRVKVMLTVFGRATPVELEYWQVEAI, encoded by the coding sequence TTGCGTGTTCAAAGTAATAAAGAGGATAAGGTTCGGGAGAGTTTGATTGAACTTATCAAGGCGCGTGGTTTAGAGGGAGTGGTTTCTACCGTTTTGGTGCCCAGTGAAAAAGTTTCAGAGATTAAAGGTGGGAAGAAAAAAATTACCGAAAGAAAAATTTATCCTGGGTATATCATGGCAGAGGTTGAGGTTGATGAGCAAGGGATGATACCGAAAGAGGTTTGGTTCCTGGTTCGTGAGACGCCTGGTGCCGGTGATTTTATAGGAGGGAAAAGCAGACCCGTGCCCATGGCGAGCTATGAAGTTGAAAAATTATTATCAGAGGTGGAGCATAAAGAGGAAAAACCCCGTGCAAAGGTTGAGTTCCGCGAGGGTGAAAAGGTGAGGGTGAAAGAGGGTCCGTTTGAGAATTACGACGGAATTATTGAGGAGGTGTTGCCGGCCAGCGGTCGGGTAAAGGTAATGCTTACAGTTTTTGGCAGGGCAACGCCCGTTGAGTTAGAGTATTGGCAGGTTGAGGCAATTTGA
- the rplA gene encoding 50S ribosomal protein L1, producing the protein MSKRSKRYVESKKIVDSEKKYELKEAIKLLKSFKRAKFDESVEVAMKLGIDPKQSDQLIRGSVSLPKGIGRSLKVIVFAAGEKATIAKKAGADEVGAEELVKKVEGGWTDFDVAIATSDMMRLVGKLGRVLGPQGKMPSPKSGTVTDDIETAVKEFKAGKIEYRTDAGGNVHTIVGKVSFSDKDLEDNINAFVKQIVNSRPASAKGVFIEKVSVSSTMNPGIMLEV; encoded by the coding sequence ATGTCAAAACGAAGTAAAAGATATGTAGAATCAAAAAAGATTGTTGACTCGGAAAAAAAATACGAGTTAAAAGAAGCAATTAAGTTGCTTAAGTCTTTTAAACGAGCGAAATTTGATGAGAGCGTTGAAGTTGCAATGAAGTTAGGCATAGATCCAAAACAGTCTGACCAGCTTATCCGAGGCTCTGTTTCATTGCCCAAAGGCATAGGCAGAAGCCTTAAGGTGATTGTTTTTGCTGCCGGGGAGAAGGCAACAATAGCGAAAAAAGCAGGGGCTGATGAGGTTGGGGCGGAAGAGCTTGTGAAAAAAGTCGAAGGCGGATGGACTGATTTTGATGTGGCAATAGCAACTTCTGATATGATGCGGTTGGTCGGCAAGCTAGGAAGGGTTCTTGGTCCTCAGGGTAAAATGCCTTCTCCAAAATCTGGCACGGTTACTGATGATATTGAGACGGCGGTTAAAGAGTTTAAGGCGGGTAAAATAGAATACAGGACCGACGCTGGGGGGAACGTGCATACGATTGTAGGAAAAGTCTCTTTTTCAGACAAAGACCTGGAAGATAATATAAATGCATTTGTGAAACAGATAGTTAACTCTCGTCCAGCCTCCGCTAAAGGGGTATTTATTGAAAAAGTATCCGTATCTTCCACGATGAACCCAGGGATAATGTTAGAGGTTTAA